Below is a window of Coriobacterium glomerans PW2 DNA.
GTCCTAGTGAGTCCGCTGCCGGTGCTCCTGCTTGTTCGCGCGCGCTCGTCGTCCGGCGTGGTCGAACTCATGGCAGGCGGCGTCGAGCGTCACGCCGTTCGTCCGCTGAGCTCGATCGGCATCGCCTTGGTCTCTGCCGTCGTCTGCGGTGCGCTCGGCGTTCTCGCCAGCATGAGATTCGCAGGGCGGGTCGCGCTGAGTGCCTCTTTTTTGCTCGAGGCCGCCGCGATGCTCATCGCGTTCCAACTGTGCGTTTGGCTGTTCGTGTGGCTTGCCGACGTGCTGTTCTCGCTCGCGCGCGGAAGACGCAGCGTCGCGCTGTGCTACCTCGCTGAAGACAACTGGCGCATCGGTCACTCGGCCGTGTTGGTCGCGATCGCCGTCGGCATCAGCGTGTTCTGCCTCGATATTGGCGGCCTGATACACGAGAGCACGCGCAGCGTCTGTCCGAACACAGACATCATGGCGACGATATCGGACGAGACCGGAAAACGGTCTGCCGAGAGCGTGTTCGGCGACGAACCTCATATCACCCGCGCGGTCAGGCTCGATGACGCCGATGTTGAGATGGAGGGCGACGATCTCAAGCTCTCGGGCGTCGACCCTGCCGCGTACGCCCCGGTCGCATCCGGTCCGCTCGACGGCGACGCGGGCAAGGGGTTCGGAGTGCTGCACGAGGCTGGATCGATCATTGTCTCGCAGGGCTTCGCTGAGGAGCACGGCCTCGCCGTCGGCGACACTGCTCGGATCACGTGGGGCGGAGCGACTTCAAGGCTCAGGATCGTCGCGACGATCCGCTCCTTCGACAATCTGGGCCGCGTCGCGTTCATGGAGCAGCAGCAGTTCCGCTCCCGCTTCATCCCCTCACGTTCAACATTTCTGTTGAACATCGATGATCCGGACGAAGCTGCGGCGGTGGCGCGGAACCTTCAGGCTCGTTTCGAGGGAGTCGCGACCTGCGGCGCGTCGCCGATCGGCGATTTGCTCAAGGAGAACGACAAAGAAAACCAGCCCGTGTACGCGATCGCCTACGCCATCGACGCGCTGATCCTAGCAGTCGTGATCGTGGGCCTTATGGACAACACGGTTATGGAGATCATGGCCAAGTGCCGCGAGTTCGCGATCCGTCGCGCGATCGGCCAGCCCTTTCGCAGCATCATGGGCGGCTTGCTTTCGCGAGGGGTTCTGCTCGGCGTGCTGTGCGGGGCGTTCGGGACGGCGCTGAGCTACCTGATCCTCAACTTCGTGACCGTCTTCGTCCGTCCCATGATCGGTTCGATCGCGACGCCGCGGCCGGTACTCATGCTATGGCCGGTCCTGGCGACGGCGGCGATCTTCGAGGTGAGCTACCTGCTGTGCTGGCGCAGGCTTCGGAAGCTGGACAACACCGCCGTCGCGCGGGGAGGGGAGTGACATGGCTGTCCTGGAGGCGAGAGGTCTTGAGAAGTCCTTCGAGGCCGGCGGCAGGGCGCTGCCGGTCATTCGCGGTGTGGATCTCGCGATCGCGCAGGGGGAGTTCGTCTCGATCGTCGGCAAGTCAGGGTCGGGCAAGTCAACCTTGCTCTATCTTCTGAGCGGCCTCGAGCGCCCGAGCGCCGGCGAGGTCGTCCTCGACGGCGAGGTCATCTCGGACCGCTCCGACAACGAGCTCACGCGCCTGCGCCGGGAGCGCTTCGGCTTCGTGTTCCAGTCCTACAACCTGATCCCGAACCTATCGGCATTCGAGAACATCGCGCTTCCGCTCTATCTGAACCGCGTGCCAACCACCGAGGTGAAGGAGCGCATCGAGGCTGCAGTCGAGGCACTTGGAGTCGGCGACCTGCTCGCCAAGGGAATCTTCCAGCTTTCCGGCGGCGAGCAGCAGCGCATCTCGATCGCCCGGGCGATCGTCGCAGAGCCTGACGTCCTGTTTGCCGACGAGCCCACGGGCAACTTGGATTCGGCCACGGGGCGGGAGGTCTTTGACACGCTGAGATCCATCAACGCCGAACGTGGAATGCCCGTGGTCATGGTCACCCATGACGAGGATCTGGCCCGTGCGGCAGATCGGCGTCTGGAGATGAGCGACGGCCGGCTGGGACAGCACGGTGGGATGCAGGCTAACCATTAAGGGTTTTTAAAGTCTGCATGAACGATTGCGCGCGCGTTTGCTGAACACAACGACCTGTAAAGCGGGTATATGCTGAGAGCGCAGCACGGCAGCGTGCGTCGATCGATGATTTCGGAGGTGCGCGATGTTCACTCCTCAGCTCATGCAGGGCCTCGGCTGGGCGACGCTCGGCTGCCTGTTCATCTGGGCCATGACGACGCTCGGCGCGGCTGCGGTCTTTTTGGTGCGACGGGATCGCGAGTTCACGAATCGCATCTTTCTGGGCTTCGCGGCGGGGGTCATGATTGCGGCCTCCATGTGGTCGCTGCTCGATCCGGCGATCGAGCAGGCCGAACAGCAGGGCCAGATGGGGTGGATCCCCGCGGCGGGCGGCTTTCTGCTCGGCGTTGCCTTTCTGATCGGACTCGATTCGCTGCTGCCCCATCTGCATGAGGATCCGGATCGCACGGAGGGAGTCCGAGCGAGCTGGAAGCGCACGACGCTGCTCATCTCGGCCGTCACGTTGCACAACATCCCCGAGGGCATGAGCGTGGGGCTGCTGTTCGCCATGGCCGCCCAGCACGGGGGCGCGCAAGGGGAGATCTATCTCGGCATGGCCTTTGCGCTGGCCCTGGGAATCGGGCTTCAGAACATCCCCGAGGGCGCCGCGGTCGCGCTGCCGCTCGCCAAGGAGGGGAAAAGTCGTCTGCAGGCCTTCATCATGGGCAGTCTGTCAGGCATCGTCGAGCCGATCTTCGGCATCCTCGTCGTGCTCGTGAGCGATCAGATCCATCCGCTCATGCCCTGGCTGCTCTCGTTTGCCGCCGGAGCCATGATCTACGTGGTCGTCGAGGAGCTGATCCCGGCGGCGCATCTCGGAGAGCACTCCAACATCGGAACGCTGGGCGTCATCGTCGGCTTTGTGATCATGATGGTGCTCGACGTGGCGCTGGGTTGAGCTTTGGGCTACCCTGTATGCGGAACACATGATAGGAGCCTGTGCATGATACAGCTGTTTGCCGCCGACCTCGACGGAACCCTGCTGAACTTTCTTCATACGGTCGACGGAACGATCCTCTCATCGATCCGTCGGATCACAGATGCCGGCGCGCATTTCGTGGTCGCAACCGGACGCACGATGCGCTCGAACACAGAGTTCGGTTTCGAGGGCAACATAGCCGTCATCTGTTCGAACGGATCGATCATCTTCAGTGAATCAGACGAGCTCCTGCACCATGTGCCGATCGACAAAGCGTTTCTCGAGGAGCTGATGAGAACCTTTCCGGACATCTGCCTCGAAGCAGTCGGTGTCAGGCGCAGCTATGTGAGGGGAACTCGCGAGCAGCGCGAGGCGGGCTTCAGGCGCGATAATCCGCTGCGGGCGATCATCATGCGCGGCATGCGTGCGAAGATGAATCGGGACTGCTGCTTCGAGCAGACGATCGCACAGGTTCTTGCCCATGACATCTGCAAGATCAATGCGCGCGTGAGCGATCCGGGTGTCGAGCGCGAACTGCACGACTTCCTTTCAGAGCACGCCGACCACGTGGTCAACGCCCCTTTCAATCCCGTGATGTTCGAGATCACCGCTCGACTCGCGAACAAGGGGACCGCTGTTGCCTGGCTTGCCGATCACTATGGGATCCCGGGCGATGAGATCGCGGTCTACGGCGATGGCGGCAATGACATCGAGATGCTCACCCGATTCTCCAACTCATATGCGACGAGCAACGGCAGCGAGGCGGCAAAGCGCGCCGCCGGCGCCGTGATCGGCAGCTGCGTGTTCCACGCCGTTCCGCGGCACATGATGAGAACGCTCGCGACCGAGCGCGCCCGGACTGCCGTCGAACGCAAAAAGGACGGCTCCGAGATTAGATGCCAGAGAAGCTGACCGGCCCGTTAGATCGGATAGAGGGCTCGGTGGCATTCGGCCCCTTCAGGGCGGCTCGCTGAGGGGCGCGCGTCGAAGATCGGGCGCGATTCTGTCGGGCAAATGAGTTTTCTTTTTTATATTGCTCAATATGTGCAATAATGCTCACAAAGTGAAATAGAATTGCCTCGCACGGGATCGCCTGTCGCGCCCGTGCCGGTAGCGTTTCCCGCATTCAACGAAGGATGGTTCATGACAACGCGAGAATCGGTTTCCAGCACGCATTCGCCTGAGATGTCTCCCAAGAGCGACCGCCGTTCGCGCCGTTCGCAGCTCGCCCTGCGCCATGCGCTCGCCGCGGAGCTCGCGGCCGGGGAGGACCTCTCCCGCATCAGCGTCGCGGCGCTCACCGAGCGCGCCGGCCTCACGCGACGCACCTTCTACACGCACTATCGCGATATCCCCGATTTCATCGAGCGGCTCGAGTCGGGCATCTTGGAGGAGATCGGCCGACGGGTGGCAGCATTGGCCGCAAGCGATTTGCCCTCGCTGTACCGCAACATCGATGCGCTCGAGCCGGCGCCCGGCTCCGTTGAGCTGCTGGGCTATCTCAAGAACAACGGGGAGCTCATCGGCGCGCTGCTCGGACCCGGTGGCGACCCCGCCTTCGCGCAGCGGATCATGTCCGATGTGGGAGAAGTGGTCTCCAAGCGCATGCGGGAGGGCATCTTCCCCGGGGTGCTGGGGACATTTTTCGATTACTATCTCGCGTCGGTGATCGCTGCGGAGATGGGGATCATCCAGCGCTGGTTCGCCGGCGGCTTGGCGGAGGACCCTGAGACCATGGCGCGCATCATGACCGTGATCGCGTTCGTTCGACCCGGCGACCTCTACGGGCGCCCCATCGACATCAACGTGCCGGAGTACGGCATGAAGCTGATCGGGCTTCAGCGCGAGCGACGTGAACCCGAGGTGCAGGCGTGAGCTTCGACTTGATATGCACTCCGCCTACGCTGATCAGATGGAAATGAGGAAAAACGTGGACATGAGCATCAATGCGAAACCAGTGACTTCCGGGATCGATGCGATCGATCGGCGCGGCTGTGCGACGAACGCGGACCCCGAGGCCGTCACCATTCAATCGGATGCCGTTCGCGGAGAGCTGCATCTGGGGATCGACGTGGGCTCGACAACCGTCAAGCTCGCCGTGCTCGACGATGCCAACGAGATCGTCTACGCGAAATACCAACGCCACCATACCGATGTGCGCGCCTGCGCGCGCGATCTGTTCGAGAGCGCGTCAGGTGCCCTCGGCGATGCATCTATGACCTGTGCCATCACCGGATCAGGCGGGCTTCTGCTCTCGACGTGGCTGCACCTGGAGTTCGTGCAGGAGGTCATCGCGAGCAAGCGGGCCGTCGAGACGCTGATTCCGACCTGCGATGTCGCCATCGAGCTTGGTGGCGAGGACGCCAAGATCATCTACTTCGATCAGGGCATCGAGCAGCGCATGAACGGCACCTGCGCCGGCGGTACCGGGGCGTTCATCGACCAGATGGCGACGCTGCTGCACACCGATGCGGCCGGTCTGAACGAGCTGGCGGCCGGTGCCACAACCATCTATCCGATTGCGAGCCGGTGCGGCGTGTTCGCCAAGTCCGATGTCCAGCCCCTGCTCAACGAGGGGGCTCGTCCGCAGGACGTGGCGGCGTCGATCTTCCAGGCCGTCGTCACCCAGACCATCTCCGGGCTCGCCTGCGGCAGACCGATCCGCGGCAACGTGGCCTTTCTCGGCGGGCCGCTGCAGTATCTCTCCGAGCTGCGCCGCCGCTTCTATCTGACGCTCGATCTCGATGAGGCGCACAGGATCGTACCGGAAAACGCCCACCTGTTCGTGGCCGCAGGAGCCGCGATGGCGCGCGAATCGGACAGGCACGTCACGATCTCCGAGCTCATTCGCGCCGTCGACGCGCTCGGCGACGCACAGGGCTCCGAGGTCGAGCGGCTCGATCCGCTGTTTGCCACCGAAGACGACTGGGTGGCGTTCAAGGCGCGCCATGATCGCGAGATCGTGCCCAAAGGCGAGCTGGCCGGCTACACCGGCCGCGTCTTCATCGGCATCGACGCCGGGTCCACCACGATGAAGGCGGCGATGGTGGGTGAGGACGCTCAGCTGCTCCACACGTGGTACGGCAGCAACAACGGCGACATCCTGGGCACCGCCAAGACGATCATGGCCGACTTCTACGCCCATATCCCGCAAGGCTGCACCATCGGGCACGTGACGACGACCGGTTACGGCGAGGCGCTGCTCATCGAGGCCCTGAAGGCCGATTCCGGTGAGATCGAGACCGTCGCGCACCTGCGCGGCGCTCGCGCGTTCCTGCCGGGCGTGCAGTTCATCCTGGATATCGGCGGGCAGGACATGAAGTGCCTGCGGGTGCGCGACGGCGTAATCGAGCACATCATGCTCAACGAGGCGTGCTCCTCGGGCTGCGGCAGCTTCATCGAGAGCTTCGCGATCTCGATGAACATGGACGTGCGCGCGTTCGCGCGCGAGGCTGCAGCGGCGAGGCGACCGGTCGATCTGGGCAGCCGCTGCACGGTGTTCATGAACTCGCGCGTCAAGCAGGCGCAGAAGGAGGGAGCCACGGTCGGCGACATCGCGGCGGGGCTGTCCTACTCGGTTATCAAGAACGCCCTGTTCAAGGTCATCAAGCTGCGCGATCCCGGCGAGATCGGAGACAAGGTCATCGTGCAGGGCGGCACGTTCATGTCCGATGCGACGCTGCGCGCCTTCGAGCTGCTCTGCGGCATCGACGCCGTGCGCCCCGATATCGCCGGCTGCATGGGTGCCTTCGGGGCGGCTCTGCTCGCGCGCGATCGCGCGACTGCAGGGGTCTCGACGATCCTGCCCGCCGAGGAGATCGCCTCGCTCGCCGTCGAGCAGCGGCACGGACGCTGCGGGAGGTGCGCGAACAACTGTCTGCTCACGATCAACGACTTCGGCGGCAAAAGGCGCTTCATCACCGGCAACCGCTGCGAGAAGGGCTCCGGGCACCGGCGCGGCCGCACCGTGGCGCCCAACCTGTTCGCGCGGAAAAACGAGCTGCTGTTCGATCGGCCGGTGCTGCCGCGCGACACCGCTCCCCGAGGCACGGTGGGCATTCCGCGGGCGCTCAACATGTACGAGAACTACCCGTTCTGGCATGCGTTCTTCACGCATCTCGGGTTCTCGGTCGTCCTGTCCGACGATTCCAGCAAGAAGACCTATGAGGCCGGCATCGAGTCGATGCCCTCGGAGAGCGTGTGCTACCCGGCCAAGCTCTCGCACGGCCATATCATGGACCTCATCGGCAAGGACCCCGATTTCATCTGGATGCCGTGCGTGCGCTGGGAGCGCAAGGAGGATGCCGCCGCGGGCAACTGCTACAACTGTCCGATCGTGATGAGCTACCCCACCGCGCTCGGGCTCAACATCGATGAGATCTCCACCGGCGGCATCGAGTTCATGTACCCGTTCGTGCCCTATCACGACAAGGTTGAGCTCAAGCGGCGCCTGTTCGATCTGCTCGCCCGCGAGCGCGTGGCCGATGCCGCCGCCGGGCGCGGCCGTCTGCGCGGCGCGGCCATCACGCGCGCAGAGATCGATGCGGCGGTCAACGCCGCCTACGAGGCCGACGCCGCGTTCCATGAGCGCATCCAGACGATGGGCGAGGAGGCGATCGCATGGATCGAGCGGCACTCCGGCCATGGCATCGTGCTCGCCGGACGCCCCTATCACAACGATCCGGAGATCAACCACGCGCTGCCCGAGCTCATAAGCTCGTTCGGGTTCGCCGTGCTCACCGAGGACTCCGTCGCGCACCTCGTGAAGCCCGAGCGGCCGATCCGCGTCGTCGACCAGTGGATGTACCACTCCAGGCTCTACGCCGCCGCACGGCTGGTCACGCTGCGCGACGATCTCGATCTCATCCAGCTGAACTCCTTTGGCTGCGGGCTCGACGCGCTCACGACCGACCAGGTCCAGGAGATCCTCGAGGCCTCCGGCAAGCTCTACACCGTCCTCAAGATCGATGAGGTGTCAAACCTCGGCGCTGCTCGCATCCGCATCCGCTCGCTCATGGCTGCGCTCGCCGATCAGGCCGTCTCGCCACGCGACCACGATAGGCGAAGCGCATCCGACGGCGCCAGCGTCGAGGGGACGGGTGCCGCGGCCCCGGGGGGCGTGAACCCCCCGGGGCCTCGTGCCGACGTGCCCGTGTTCGCCACGCATCGCGAACGGCTCGAGGCTCAGCGCATCGGTGCTTCGGCCGCCTTCACGAAGGTGCCCTTCACCGAGAAGATGCGCGAGGCGGGCTACACGATCCTGTGTCCTCAGATGGCGCCGATCCACTTCGACCTCATCAAGGAGGTCATGCGCGAAGCCGGTTACAACCTCGAGCTTCTGCCCTCCACCGATCGCGATGCGATCGAGGCGGGCCTGCGCTATGTGAACAATGACATCTGCTACCCATCGATTCTGGTGTGCGGTCAGATCATGGAGGCTGTCGAGAGCGGTCGCTACGATCTGTCCCGCACCGCCGTGCTCATCAGCCAGACAGGCGGAGGGTGCCGCGCGACCAACTACATCGCTCTCATCCGCAAGGCGCTGCGCGACTCCGGTCACGCTGACATCCCTGTCATCTCGCTTTCAGCTGTGGCGCTCGACGAGAGCAATCCCGGTTTCCACCTGACGCCGACCATGCTCAAAGCGGTCGTGTACTGCATCCTGTTCGGTGATGCGCTGATGCAGATGCTCTATCGCACGCGTCCCTATGAAGTCGAGCGCGGCAGCGCCAATGCGCTGTTCGAACGCCTCATGGACAGAGCGCGCTCGCTTGCCCCGGCCCTCACGCGGCACTCGTTCACGCGGCTCGCTCGAGAGGCGATTCAAGCGTTCGATACGCTGCCGCTTGCCGGCGAGGGGTCAAAGCCGCGCGTCGGCGTCGTCGGTGAGATTCTCGTCAAGTTCCATCCGACGGCCAACAACCATGTTGTGGACATCATCGAGCGCGAGGGCTGTGAAGCCGTGGTGCCCGGCTTGCTCGACTTCTTTCTGTATTCCTTGAGCGGCTCGCATCTTCAGCGCGATGAGTTGGGCAGCTCGGTGAGGTCCAGAGCCGTCGCAGCCGCGGCCATGCGACTCGTCGACTGGATGCGTCGACCGCTTGACGCGCTGCTCGCGCGCTCCGAGCGCTTCGAGGCTCCCGAGCCGATCTCCGCCATGGCAGAGAAGGCCGCTCGCGTGCTTTCGCTGTGCAACAACATGGGTGAGGGGTGGCTTCTGACGGCCGAGATGATCGATCTCATCGGGCACGGGGCCCCCAATATCATCTGCACCCAGCCGTTCGCGTGCCTGCCGAATCATGTGGTCGGCAAGGCGGTCATCAAGGAGCTGCGCCGCCAGCATCCCGAGAGCAACATTGTTGCGGTGGACTACGATCCGGGTGCCTCCGAGGTCAATCAGCTGAATCGCATCAAGCTCATGATCTCGGTTGCAAAGGAGAATCTGCGTTCCGGCCGCGGCTTCGTCATGGAGCCGGTCAGCCCGCTCGATCTTGACGAGGTCGACCAGCGCCTGCGGCCCCACAGGGATCGTCCGTCCATTCGCGCCCGCTTGCATCGCAGGCGGGAATGAGCTCGCTGATCGGCGCCCGCAACAGATTCGCGGACTCATCGGCGGCAGGGTCGGGTAGGAGCTTGTAGTATCATATCGGAAGCTCGCGCGTCTGCGCGTCAGCTGATAGCGAAAGGAGCTCTCATGGCGGTCAATGAGGAGCATCTCAAACGGGTGCTTGATGAGATCAGGCCGAACCTTCAGGCCGATGGCGGTGATCTGACCTTTGTCGGCGTCGACGATGACGGCGTGGTCCAACTTGAGCTTCAGGGTGCGTGCGCAGGATGCCCGATGAGCTCGATGACCCTGTCGATGGGTATCGAGCGCGTCTTGAAGGAGCATGTGGCCGGCGTCACGCGCGTCGAGGCCGTGAACGATACCGGTGGCATGGACGAGCTGTATGACGAGTACGCTCCGTTCTAGTCCGGCCCGTCTGGCGGCACGTCGCCGTCGCTTTGTGGCCTGCGTGCCAGGAAGTTGAGGTTGAGCCATGGTTCTCTCCGATCGCGATATCAAGATCGAGCTCGCCGGCGGGCGCATCACCTTGGACCCGCTCGATCCCGAGCTGATCCAACCGGCATCGATCGACTTGCGACTCGGCAGCGACTTCAGGGTGTTTAGAAATTCGAGTCATGTCGCGATCGATCCCCAGATTCATCAGCCCGATCTCACGGAAGAGGTTACGGTGGGCGGTGAGGACGCATTCGTATTGCATCCGGGACAGTTCGCGCTGGGGACAACCCTTGAGCGGATTGGTCTGCCCGATGATGTCCTCGGCAAGCTCGAGGGTAAAAGCTCTTTGGGTCGGCTTGGGCTCATGATCCACTCCACGGCGGGCTATGTGGATCCGGGCTGGGACGGTCAGGTGACCCTCGAGCTGTCCAACGTCGCGAACCTTCCGATTCTTTTGCGTCCGGGCATGCGAATCGGTCAGATATCGTTCGAGCGCATGAGTTCTCCGGTCGAGCGGCCGTACGGCTGCGCCGAGCTGCACAGTCACTATCAAGGGCAGCTCGGCGCCACGGCTGCCCGTCCGCTCGGCAGCATACGCCGCCCGTGATGGCGGCCGTGCGCTCAGAGCCTATCGCCAGGTATTATCAGCCTGCGATCTCTCAGGAGGAAACCAGCGCATGCTGAACGCTCTCTATCACAGCGTGGATCCGATTGCCTTCTCGGTCGGACCCGTGAAGATCTACTGGTACGGAATCGCCTACGTCGTCGGTGCCGCGCTCGTCGGCGTCATCATGCATCGAACGCAGCGCCGCTGGGATCTGAACATCAGCGACGATGAGCTGTACTGCGTGACCTTTGCAGCGGTGCTCGGGCTTTTGATCGGTGCGCGTCTGTTCTACATCGTGTTCTATGGTGATGGTTACTATTTCAGCCACCCCGCGGAGATCCTGTCGCGTGCCGGCATGAGCTTCCACGGGGGACTGGTCGGTGG
It encodes the following:
- a CDS encoding ABC transporter permease, translating into MRAILLLSMRNIRSNLVKHLSMGVLYTLVCVLAVSGIALAGSVRQARMDLLRKQSQNTQVSITSKRDERFAQGDLVRRIGQLEGVAHVAPYLDDQAWLVGDDYVKLQVVGTDLVERDETFPFRLIEGSRSKLSEGDAAVVTEEFAKDHHLGVSSRIEAKTATGGRIALKVAAITASDPDYVQPNLVYVPIAAARALFRAGEDEVSSIGVNLDDMRGAEQFAARIKGELPDTLAGQAAYSEEGFERGVTSVSVIVGIMTLFGTLVALYLSYSVFRTLICGRLRQVGVIRCLGFLRRDVYLAYLVEYHLVAIPASLLGLALSVPTLKRLTSIVSAGELSVSPTVVLGPWLLVLGFVLVSPLPVLLLVRARSSSGVVELMAGGVERHAVRPLSSIGIALVSAVVCGALGVLASMRFAGRVALSASFLLEAAAMLIAFQLCVWLFVWLADVLFSLARGRRSVALCYLAEDNWRIGHSAVLVAIAVGISVFCLDIGGLIHESTRSVCPNTDIMATISDETGKRSAESVFGDEPHITRAVRLDDADVEMEGDDLKLSGVDPAAYAPVASGPLDGDAGKGFGVLHEAGSIIVSQGFAEEHGLAVGDTARITWGGATSRLRIVATIRSFDNLGRVAFMEQQQFRSRFIPSRSTFLLNIDDPDEAAAVARNLQARFEGVATCGASPIGDLLKENDKENQPVYAIAYAIDALILAVVIVGLMDNTVMEIMAKCREFAIRRAIGQPFRSIMGGLLSRGVLLGVLCGAFGTALSYLILNFVTVFVRPMIGSIATPRPVLMLWPVLATAAIFEVSYLLCWRRLRKLDNTAVARGGE
- a CDS encoding ABC transporter ATP-binding protein, which encodes MAVLEARGLEKSFEAGGRALPVIRGVDLAIAQGEFVSIVGKSGSGKSTLLYLLSGLERPSAGEVVLDGEVISDRSDNELTRLRRERFGFVFQSYNLIPNLSAFENIALPLYLNRVPTTEVKERIEAAVEALGVGDLLAKGIFQLSGGEQQRISIARAIVAEPDVLFADEPTGNLDSATGREVFDTLRSINAERGMPVVMVTHDEDLARAADRRLEMSDGRLGQHGGMQANH
- a CDS encoding ZIP family metal transporter yields the protein MFTPQLMQGLGWATLGCLFIWAMTTLGAAAVFLVRRDREFTNRIFLGFAAGVMIAASMWSLLDPAIEQAEQQGQMGWIPAAGGFLLGVAFLIGLDSLLPHLHEDPDRTEGVRASWKRTTLLISAVTLHNIPEGMSVGLLFAMAAQHGGAQGEIYLGMAFALALGIGLQNIPEGAAVALPLAKEGKSRLQAFIMGSLSGIVEPIFGILVVLVSDQIHPLMPWLLSFAAGAMIYVVVEELIPAAHLGEHSNIGTLGVIVGFVIMMVLDVALG
- a CDS encoding HAD family hydrolase, with product MIQLFAADLDGTLLNFLHTVDGTILSSIRRITDAGAHFVVATGRTMRSNTEFGFEGNIAVICSNGSIIFSESDELLHHVPIDKAFLEELMRTFPDICLEAVGVRRSYVRGTREQREAGFRRDNPLRAIIMRGMRAKMNRDCCFEQTIAQVLAHDICKINARVSDPGVERELHDFLSEHADHVVNAPFNPVMFEITARLANKGTAVAWLADHYGIPGDEIAVYGDGGNDIEMLTRFSNSYATSNGSEAAKRAAGAVIGSCVFHAVPRHMMRTLATERARTAVERKKDGSEIRCQRS
- a CDS encoding TetR-like C-terminal domain-containing protein translates to MTTRESVSSTHSPEMSPKSDRRSRRSQLALRHALAAELAAGEDLSRISVAALTERAGLTRRTFYTHYRDIPDFIERLESGILEEIGRRVAALAASDLPSLYRNIDALEPAPGSVELLGYLKNNGELIGALLGPGGDPAFAQRIMSDVGEVVSKRMREGIFPGVLGTFFDYYLASVIAAEMGIIQRWFAGGLAEDPETMARIMTVIAFVRPGDLYGRPIDINVPEYGMKLIGLQRERREPEVQA
- a CDS encoding 2-hydroxyacyl-CoA dehydratase, giving the protein MSINAKPVTSGIDAIDRRGCATNADPEAVTIQSDAVRGELHLGIDVGSTTVKLAVLDDANEIVYAKYQRHHTDVRACARDLFESASGALGDASMTCAITGSGGLLLSTWLHLEFVQEVIASKRAVETLIPTCDVAIELGGEDAKIIYFDQGIEQRMNGTCAGGTGAFIDQMATLLHTDAAGLNELAAGATTIYPIASRCGVFAKSDVQPLLNEGARPQDVAASIFQAVVTQTISGLACGRPIRGNVAFLGGPLQYLSELRRRFYLTLDLDEAHRIVPENAHLFVAAGAAMARESDRHVTISELIRAVDALGDAQGSEVERLDPLFATEDDWVAFKARHDREIVPKGELAGYTGRVFIGIDAGSTTMKAAMVGEDAQLLHTWYGSNNGDILGTAKTIMADFYAHIPQGCTIGHVTTTGYGEALLIEALKADSGEIETVAHLRGARAFLPGVQFILDIGGQDMKCLRVRDGVIEHIMLNEACSSGCGSFIESFAISMNMDVRAFAREAAAARRPVDLGSRCTVFMNSRVKQAQKEGATVGDIAAGLSYSVIKNALFKVIKLRDPGEIGDKVIVQGGTFMSDATLRAFELLCGIDAVRPDIAGCMGAFGAALLARDRATAGVSTILPAEEIASLAVEQRHGRCGRCANNCLLTINDFGGKRRFITGNRCEKGSGHRRGRTVAPNLFARKNELLFDRPVLPRDTAPRGTVGIPRALNMYENYPFWHAFFTHLGFSVVLSDDSSKKTYEAGIESMPSESVCYPAKLSHGHIMDLIGKDPDFIWMPCVRWERKEDAAAGNCYNCPIVMSYPTALGLNIDEISTGGIEFMYPFVPYHDKVELKRRLFDLLARERVADAAAGRGRLRGAAITRAEIDAAVNAAYEADAAFHERIQTMGEEAIAWIERHSGHGIVLAGRPYHNDPEINHALPELISSFGFAVLTEDSVAHLVKPERPIRVVDQWMYHSRLYAAARLVTLRDDLDLIQLNSFGCGLDALTTDQVQEILEASGKLYTVLKIDEVSNLGAARIRIRSLMAALADQAVSPRDHDRRSASDGASVEGTGAAAPGGVNPPGPRADVPVFATHRERLEAQRIGASAAFTKVPFTEKMREAGYTILCPQMAPIHFDLIKEVMREAGYNLELLPSTDRDAIEAGLRYVNNDICYPSILVCGQIMEAVESGRYDLSRTAVLISQTGGGCRATNYIALIRKALRDSGHADIPVISLSAVALDESNPGFHLTPTMLKAVVYCILFGDALMQMLYRTRPYEVERGSANALFERLMDRARSLAPALTRHSFTRLAREAIQAFDTLPLAGEGSKPRVGVVGEILVKFHPTANNHVVDIIEREGCEAVVPGLLDFFLYSLSGSHLQRDELGSSVRSRAVAAAAMRLVDWMRRPLDALLARSERFEAPEPISAMAEKAARVLSLCNNMGEGWLLTAEMIDLIGHGAPNIICTQPFACLPNHVVGKAVIKELRRQHPESNIVAVDYDPGASEVNQLNRIKLMISVAKENLRSGRGFVMEPVSPLDLDEVDQRLRPHRDRPSIRARLHRRRE
- a CDS encoding NifU family protein; its protein translation is MAVNEEHLKRVLDEIRPNLQADGGDLTFVGVDDDGVVQLELQGACAGCPMSSMTLSMGIERVLKEHVAGVTRVEAVNDTGGMDELYDEYAPF
- the dcd gene encoding dCTP deaminase, which produces MVLSDRDIKIELAGGRITLDPLDPELIQPASIDLRLGSDFRVFRNSSHVAIDPQIHQPDLTEEVTVGGEDAFVLHPGQFALGTTLERIGLPDDVLGKLEGKSSLGRLGLMIHSTAGYVDPGWDGQVTLELSNVANLPILLRPGMRIGQISFERMSSPVERPYGCAELHSHYQGQLGATAARPLGSIRRP